In a single window of the Scylla paramamosain isolate STU-SP2022 unplaced genomic scaffold, ASM3559412v1 Contig23, whole genome shotgun sequence genome:
- the LOC135097494 gene encoding uncharacterized protein LOC135097494 isoform X2: protein MFTHSSSPNRPAQAHQAEGDSPQRDRRARHRLAHGQSPGCRPLPTCALCPLACLHPRYKTLPVVHSSGGHTLLRGTPTFQQAPTSFASVALRYGRRCSSPQTPQLTGCASCTAALHSARPLLRAPGSPRLTSSSGDHWSAFISKNHRTQSVGAAVPARGDGLAARAVTLFQVELLVLGVHGQRLWSLLL from the coding sequence ATGTtcactcattcttcctctcccaacAGACCCGCACAGGCCCATCAAGCTGAAGGTGATTCCCCGCAACGTGACCGTAGGGCGCGGCATCGGCTTGCCCATGGGCAGTCCCCTGGCTGCCGCCCGCTCCCCACATGTGCTTTGTGCCCCCTCGCCTGCCTGCACCCGCGCTACAAAACACTGCCCGTCGTTCACTCCTCGGGTGGCCACACACTTCTCCGTGGCACGCCCACCTTCCAGCAGGCGCCCACGTCCTTTGCCTCCGTGGCGCTGCGGTATGGGCGGCGGTGCAGCTCCCCACAGACGCCCCAGTTGACCGGCTGTGCCTCCTGCACGGCGGCGCTCCACTCCGCCAGACCTCTCCTTCGGGCCCCAGGGTCCCCGCGACTCACCTCCAGCAGCGGCGACCACTGGAGTGCCTTTATCAGCAAGAACCACCGCACCCAGAGTGTCGGGGCCGCCGTGCCGGCCCGGGGAGATGGACTGGCTGCCCGCGCCGTCACCCTGTTCCAAGTAGAGCTCCTGGTGCTCGGTGTCCACGGACAACGACTCTGGTCCCTGCTG